A window of Oncorhynchus nerka isolate Pitt River linkage group LG4, Oner_Uvic_2.0, whole genome shotgun sequence contains these coding sequences:
- the LOC115128632 gene encoding LOW QUALITY PROTEIN: protein FAM83H-like (The sequence of the model RefSeq protein was modified relative to this genomic sequence to represent the inferred CDS: inserted 1 base in 1 codon) has protein sequence MAHRSQSSDIGDNPLDPNFLPPHYREEYRLAIDALVETDLQGYYEFIQKADVVNFLCQPEIEHIKTTIQTPNQAPTSNVPELPYHEADADGSSDTYWPMHSDTAAPGLDLGWPLQAHSFIGPTEVTTLVNPSEPDMPSIKEQARRLIKNAQHVIAVVMDMFTDVDLFSDLLDAAARQVPVYILLDEHNAHHFVSMVINCKVNLDLVHMMRVRTVAGVTYFCRTGKSFKGQVKNRFLLADCRAVLSGNYSFMWSYEKLHRCIAHLFLGELVTTFDEEFRILFAQSQPLTVDHALVPFSSDSSSSSYYGNQFGLKRTQSLRNPLGFQRHTPELPAYPFGGGDSERSAFRRDDMFRHTIDPGGLNLGKFAVSQQFRMQQSRSMVSRQMEISASDYKRHSYTEGTQESYSSSRQYMKHRVMNNLDETEQHYHREQSQSSHYYQGGEGPGLGPGSGLEGPGSGHGHYDRLRNRPALDQYSDSGYPYEEPPGPEGYGRDYFSSEDLKHDPGHPPAGGRYGGGSGHKRPTVGQPYACLSXPTHPHPPEKQVFPVPAEADHDQNPNVRQGLRSWRINSYLSAYGDTGEEGLLQPLGPDAFQDPESDGKLYAHEAREPPNVPSKPRPDIRPLHYSKPFMPESMGKDRADRWTTEWEREREKERAVGGREVGADVEMPSSREAPGEVSISKHETVRMRVNPMLQRSSRLRSSLIFSSSKTETHMGGLGMKVANEEDENSDSLRTTSIVQQILEKRRSLTREPFEWRKKAEENEREKEKEEKEKEKEKKEAWLNEEAEPKKEPPKVTSASREVSKNPLAEVDTTKDTPASADPPKPQSFNMNNPSNRLQYFMELAAKRNASKEAVIKEPPQKKPDLPDTPSSSTTAITSVPKVPSFLVTAPEPAPKKPQVAATPELKCKPQTSSFKISEPAASTTAQRKDSSSESQRKEPGKILKPFPSPKIFKRDTLKPFKSSNPRHVSCDEEMLTTDATDAEKSELKKSRSKSSSSMSQTESKEGLHKNLGSNTSLNTLGGEGKADTKPLDFLKKQTQRLKGFLGPKDKKSSGGATSASNGDEKTMRTVPESSEEPVIAAKNLSSTADAKATDYATSAANHKAASKTTGLSRYQSSSGSVLFSSNLRDDTKVILEQISANSQKNRLERGGGEEAGGEKDVDVAGEKGGPEREPTLKKNRFQRPQANPQERDSLLKRIESMRKDKKVYSRFEMGNNLG, from the exons ATGGCCCACCGGTCCCAGAGTTCGGACATCGGGGACAACCCCCTGGACCCTAACTTCCTGCCCCCCCACTACAGAGAAGAATACCGTCTCGCCATTGATGCTCTGGTGGAGACAGACCTACAG GGCTACTATGAATTTATTCAGAAAGCAGATGTGGTCAACTTTCTCTGTCAACCGGAAATCGAACACATCAAGACCACGATCCAGACACCCAACCAGGCCCCGACCTCGAACGTACCGGAGCTGCCCTATCATGAG GCAGACGCCGACGGCTCGTCTGACACCTACTGGCCGATGCACTCTGACACAGCAGCCCCGGGGTTGGACCTGGGCTGGCCCCTCCAGGCGCACAGCTTTATCGGCCCCACCGAGGTCACGACCCTGGTCAACCCCAGCGAGCCCGACATGCCAAGCATCAAGGAGCAGGCCAGACGACTCATCAAGAATGCACAGCAC GTCATCGCTGTGGTGATGGACATGTTTACTGACGTGGATCTGTTTTCTGACTTGCTGGATGCTGCGGCGCGTCAAGTCCCCGTATACATTCTATTGGACGAACATAATGCCCATCACTTCGTCTCCATGGTGATCAACTGTAAGGTCAACTTGGACCTTGTCCAC aTGATGCGTGTGCGGACGGTGGCGGGAGTGACCTATTTCTGTCGGACAGGGAAGTCATTTAAAGGACAGGTGAAAAACCGCTTTCTATTGGCTGACTGCAGGGCCGTGCTCAGTGGAAACTACAG TTTCATGTGGTCCTATGAGAAGCTGCATCGCTGCATCGCTCATCTCTTCCTGGGAGAACTGGTCACCACCTTTGACGAGGAGTTCCGCATCCTGTTCGCTCAATCACAGCCCCTCACTGTTGACCACGCCCTAGTGCCTTTCTCctctgacagcagcagcagcagttactATGGTAACCAGTTTGGCTTGAAGCGGACCCAGTCCCTGCGAAACCCTCTGGGTTTCCAACGACACACCCCCGAACTTCCGGCCTACCCTTTCGGAGGAGGAGATTCCGAGCGCTCTGCGTTCCGAAGAGATGACATGTTCCGACATACCATAGACCCAGGAGGACTGAATCTTGGGAAGTTTGCAGTGTCACAGCAGTTCAGGATGCAGCAGAGCCGCTCCATGGTCTCCAG GCAGATGGAGATAAGCGCCAGTGACTATAAGAGGCACAGCTACACAGAGGGAACCCAGGAGAGCTACTCCTCGTCCAGACAGTACATGAAGCACAGAGTTATGAACAACCTGGATGAGACAGAGCAGCACTACCACAG GGAGCAGAGCCAGTCCAGCCACTACTACCAGGGTGGTGAGGGACCTGGGTTAGGACCTGGGTCGGGGCTAGAAGGACCTGGCTCAGGCCATGGACACTACGACAGGCTGAGGAACAGACCAGCACTGGACCAGTACTCTGACTCAGGCTACCCCTATGAGGAACCTCCTGGTCCAGAGGGCTACGGCAGAGACTACTTCTCCTCTGAGGACCTGAAACATGACCCGGGACATCCACCAGCAGGGGGAAG GTACGGAGGTGGCAGTGGCCACAAGAGGCCGACGGTGGGCCAGCCCTATGCCTGCCTGT TCCCCACCCATCCGCACCCCCCAGAGAAGCAGGTGTTCCCCGTCCCAGCGGAGGCAGACCACGACCAGAACCCCAACGTCAGACAGGGCCTCCGCAGCTGGAGGATCAACTCCTACCTCAGCGCCTACGGGGACACAGGAGAGGAGGGGCTGCTCCAACCTCTGGGCCCTGATGCTTTTCAAGACCCTGAGTCTGATGGGAAATTGTACGCCCATGAGGCAAGAGAGCCTCCGAATGTCCCTTCCAAGCCTAGACCGGATATCCGACCGCTGCACTACAGCAAGCCCTTCATGCCTGAGAGCATGGGGAAGGACAGGGCTGACCGATGGAccacagagtgggagagagagagagagaaagagcgggcggtgggggggagggaggtgggggcagACGTGGAGATGCCGTCGTCGAGGGAGGCTCCGGGGGAGGTCTCGATCTCCAAACACGAGACGGTCCGGATGCGGGTCAACCCGATGCTCCAGAGGAGTTCCCGGCTGCGCTCCTCCCTCATCTTTTCCTCCTCCAAGACGGAGACCCACATGGGAGGCCTGGGCATGAAG GTGGCCAACGAGGAGGACGAGAATTCCGACTCGCTCCGCACCACTTCCATCGTCCAACAGATCCTGGAGAAGCGACGCTCCTTGACCCGGGAACCCTTTGAGTGGAGGAAGAAGGcagaggagaacgagagagagaaggagaaagaagagaaggagaaagagaaagaaaagaaagaggcTTGGTTGAATGAGGAGGCTGAGCCAAAGAAAGAGCCCCCCAAAGTAACCTCAGCCAGCAGAGAGGTGTCTAAGAACCCCCTGGCCGAGGTGGACACCACGAAAGACACCCCAGCATCTGCAGATCCCCCCAAACCCCAGTCATTTAACATGAACAACCCTTCCAATAGACTGCAGTACTTCATGGAGCTGGCTGCTAAGAGGAACGCATCTAAAGAGGCTGTGATAAAAGAACCTCCTCAGAAGAAACCAGACCTTCCAGACACTCCTTCTTCCAGCACGACCGCCATCACCTCGGTCCCCAAAGTCCCCTCATTTCTCGTGACTGCTCCAGAGCCTGCCCCAAAGAAACCACAAGTCGCAGCCACACCAGAGCTAAAATGTAAACCTCAAACCTCAAGTTTCAAAATCTCAGAGCCTGCCGCTTCTACCACAGCACAGAGAAAAGACAGCAGCTCGGAGTCACAGAGGAAAGAGCCCGGTAAGATTCTAAAACCATTCCCTTCTCCGAAGATCTTCAAGAGGGACACTCTGAAGCCGTTCAAGAGCTCCAACCCACGCCACGTCTCCTGTGATGAGGAAATGCTAACAACGGACGCCACAGACGCGGAGAAAAGCGAGCTGAAGAAGTCTCGCTCCAAAAGCTCGTCCAGTATGTCACAGACCGAGTCTAAGGAGGGGCTCCACAAGAACCTGGGCTCCAACACCTCCCTCAACACCctgggaggggagggaaaggCCGACACTAAGCCCCTAGACTTCCTCAAGAAGCAGACCCAAAGACTCAAAG GTTTCCTGGGACCCAAGGACAAGAAGAGCTCCGGTGGTGCGACATCGGCATCCAACGGAGACGAAAAGACCATGAGAACTGTGCCGGAAAGCTCAGAGGAGCCTGTGATCGCGGCTAAAAACCTGAGCTCCACCGCCGACGCTAAAGCCACAGACTATGCCACCTCCGCAGCCAATCACAAAGCTGCGTCCAAAACAACAGGTCTGTCTCGGTACCAGAGCTCCAGTGGCTCAGTTCTGTTCAGTAGCAACCTGAGAGACGACACCAAGGTCATCCTGGAACAGATCTCTGCCAACAGCCAGAAGAACCGTCTGgagcgaggaggaggagaggaggctggaggggagaAGGATGTAGACGTAGCAGGGGAGAAAGGAGGGCCGGAGAGGGAGCCAACGCTTAAAAAGAACCGCTTCCAGAGGCCCCAGGCCAACCCTCAGGAGAGAGATAGCCTCCTGAAGAGGATCGAGAGCATGAGGAAGGACAAGAAGGTCTACAGCCGCTTTGAG ATGGGGAATAACCTGGGATAA